A DNA window from Hydrogenophaga taeniospiralis contains the following coding sequences:
- a CDS encoding RsmB/NOP family class I SAM-dependent RNA methyltransferase: MHPKALLDECAILIEQVFKFDHPADAVVARHFRENRSLGPRERATLSDSVYAILRERLKLEWLARSGTGSKWRRLAILGFPGDRDFLKSALTDAEKTWWDHCLAVNDADLMAQHRHNLPDWLATALREQVGDEFDALVASLNQPAALDLRVNVLKKKREMALAELQQAGLVCEATPYSPLGIRLQGKPSLAKLPAFTQGDVEVQDEGSQLLALLLDAKRGEMVVDFCAGAGGKTLAIGAAMRNSGRLYAFDTSGHRLDALKPRLARSGLSNVHPVAIAHERDDRIKRLAGKIDRVLVDAPCSGLGTLRRSPDLKWRQTPQTVAAQSELQLAILHSAARLLKPGGRLVYATCSLLRAENEAVCEAFALAHPEFEAVPVSSLLESLHVPQAASLCSGEQGRWMRLWPHRHATDGFFAAVWRKKP, from the coding sequence ATGCACCCCAAAGCCCTCCTCGACGAATGCGCCATCCTGATCGAACAGGTTTTCAAATTTGACCACCCCGCCGACGCCGTGGTGGCCCGCCATTTCCGCGAAAACCGATCGTTGGGGCCGCGCGAGCGTGCCACGCTTTCCGACTCGGTCTATGCCATCCTGCGTGAGCGGCTGAAGTTGGAATGGCTGGCCCGCTCCGGCACGGGTTCCAAGTGGCGCCGGCTCGCCATCCTGGGTTTTCCGGGCGATCGCGACTTTCTCAAGAGCGCGCTGACCGATGCGGAAAAGACCTGGTGGGACCACTGCCTGGCCGTGAACGACGCCGACTTGATGGCACAGCACCGCCACAACTTGCCCGATTGGCTGGCGACCGCATTGCGCGAGCAGGTGGGTGATGAGTTCGATGCGCTTGTGGCCAGTCTGAACCAGCCGGCCGCGCTGGATCTGCGCGTGAATGTGCTGAAGAAGAAGCGCGAAATGGCCTTGGCCGAGTTGCAGCAGGCGGGGCTGGTCTGCGAAGCCACGCCGTATTCACCGCTGGGCATTCGATTGCAAGGCAAACCTTCGTTGGCCAAACTGCCGGCCTTCACGCAAGGCGACGTGGAAGTGCAGGACGAGGGGTCACAGCTGCTGGCACTGCTGCTGGACGCCAAGCGGGGTGAAATGGTGGTGGACTTTTGCGCGGGCGCTGGTGGAAAAACGCTGGCCATTGGTGCGGCCATGCGCAACAGCGGTCGCCTGTATGCGTTTGACACCTCTGGTCATAGGCTCGATGCCCTCAAGCCCCGACTGGCACGCAGCGGACTGTCCAATGTGCACCCCGTGGCCATCGCCCACGAGCGCGACGACCGCATCAAGCGCCTGGCGGGCAAGATCGACCGTGTGCTGGTGGATGCGCCGTGCTCTGGCTTGGGCACGCTGCGCCGCAGCCCTGACTTGAAATGGCGGCAGACACCGCAGACCGTGGCAGCGCAGTCGGAACTGCAACTGGCCATCCTGCACAGCGCTGCGCGCCTGCTCAAACCCGGTGGGCGGCTGGTGTACGCCACCTGCAGTCTGCTGCGGGCGGAAAACGAGGCGGTTTGCGAGGCCTTCGCCCTGGCCCATCCCGAGTTTGAAGCGGTGCCCGTGTCCTCCTTGCTGGAGAGCCTGCACGTGCCACAGGCCGCGTCTCTGTGCTCGGGTGAGCAGGGTCGCTGGATGCGCCTGTGGCCGCATCGGCATGCAACAGACGGCTTCTTTGCCGCCGTCTGGCGGAAAAAGCCTTGA